In the genome of Desulfovibrio aminophilus DSM 12254, one region contains:
- a CDS encoding FAD-dependent oxidoreductase, whose protein sequence is MPQHVVIIGAVALGPKAACRFKRLEPDSRVTMVDRGRTISYGGCGIPYYVSGDVSDASALQSTAFHMVRDPAFFKATKGVDVRTETEAVSIDRAAKTVTLRHLPTGAEEVLSYDKLVLATGSSPVRLPIPGADLPGVFSVGSLEEATAIRQRVSSGKVGSAVVVGGGFIGLEMAEALADMWGIETTVLEYMDQILPAVAGKNLARMARLHMEEKGVTFRLGEKLLRIEGDGEVERLVTDKGEIEADLVVMSVGVRPNSELARAAGLTVSERGGIVVDETMRTSDPDIFAGGDCVQVKNLVTGKPAYLPMGSMANRQGRVIGDNLAGGHARFDGVVGSWCVKLFERAAAGVGLNLNAALREGYDAVSVHVTQVDRAHFYPDRALMSLELVLDRATRRVLGMQGLGANGDALVGKVDALAAMLPHAPVCDDLSNVEMAYSPPFSAALDILNVLGNVAVNVLDGRNRGIEVDRFEELWDGRADNGVFFLDCRERDNAAEFLARHPGDWHNIPQGELAGRLDELPRDRPVVVICNTGARSYEALVTLLHNGFAAAVDVEGGMAAVRALGMEI, encoded by the coding sequence ATGCCCCAACACGTCGTCATCATCGGCGCGGTGGCCCTGGGCCCCAAGGCCGCCTGCCGCTTCAAGCGCCTGGAGCCGGACAGCCGCGTGACCATGGTCGATCGCGGCCGGACCATCTCCTACGGCGGCTGCGGCATCCCCTATTACGTCTCCGGCGACGTCTCCGACGCCTCGGCGCTCCAGTCCACGGCCTTCCACATGGTCCGCGACCCCGCCTTCTTCAAGGCCACCAAGGGCGTGGACGTGCGCACCGAGACCGAGGCCGTGTCCATCGACCGGGCGGCCAAGACCGTGACCTTACGCCATCTGCCCACGGGCGCGGAGGAAGTGCTGTCCTACGACAAGCTCGTCCTGGCCACGGGCAGCAGCCCGGTGCGCCTGCCCATTCCGGGCGCGGACCTGCCGGGCGTGTTCTCCGTGGGCAGCCTGGAGGAGGCCACGGCCATCCGCCAGCGGGTTTCCTCGGGCAAGGTCGGTTCGGCCGTGGTCGTGGGCGGCGGCTTCATCGGCCTGGAAATGGCCGAGGCCCTGGCCGACATGTGGGGCATCGAGACCACGGTGCTCGAATACATGGACCAGATCCTGCCCGCCGTGGCCGGAAAGAACCTCGCGCGCATGGCCCGCCTGCACATGGAGGAGAAGGGCGTGACCTTCCGCCTGGGCGAGAAGCTGCTGCGCATCGAGGGCGACGGCGAGGTGGAGCGGCTCGTCACGGACAAGGGCGAGATCGAGGCCGACCTCGTGGTCATGTCCGTGGGCGTGCGGCCCAACTCCGAGCTGGCCCGCGCGGCCGGACTCACCGTGTCCGAGCGCGGCGGCATCGTGGTCGACGAGACCATGCGCACCTCGGACCCGGACATCTTCGCGGGCGGCGACTGCGTGCAGGTCAAGAACCTCGTCACCGGCAAGCCCGCCTACCTGCCCATGGGCTCCATGGCCAACCGCCAGGGCCGGGTCATCGGCGACAATCTGGCCGGGGGCCATGCGCGTTTCGACGGCGTGGTCGGCTCCTGGTGCGTGAAGCTTTTCGAGCGCGCCGCCGCGGGCGTGGGCCTGAACCTGAACGCGGCCCTGCGCGAGGGCTACGACGCGGTGAGCGTGCACGTGACCCAGGTGGACCGGGCTCACTTCTACCCCGACCGGGCCCTGATGAGCCTGGAGCTGGTGCTGGACCGCGCCACGCGCCGCGTGCTCGGGATGCAGGGCCTGGGCGCCAACGGCGACGCCCTGGTGGGCAAGGTGGACGCCCTGGCGGCCATGCTGCCCCACGCCCCGGTCTGCGACGACCTGAGCAACGTGGAGATGGCCTATTCCCCGCCGTTCTCCGCCGCCCTGGACATCCTGAACGTGCTCGGCAACGTGGCCGTGAACGTGCTCGACGGCCGCAACCGGGGCATCGAGGTGGACCGCTTCGAGGAGTTGTGGGACGGCCGGGCGGACAACGGCGTGTTCTTCCTGGACTGCCGCGAGCGCGACAACGCCGCCGAGTTCCTGGCCCGCCATCCCGGCGACTGGCACAACATCCCCCAGGGCGAACTGGCCGGACGTCTGGACGAGCTGCCGCGCGACCGGCCGGTGGTGGTCATCTGCAACACCGGGGCGCGCTCCTACGAGGCCCTGGTGACGCTGCTGCACAACGGCTTCGCCGCCGCCGTCGACGTGGAGGGCGGCATGGCCGCCGTGCGCGCGCTGGGCATGGAAATCTAG
- a CDS encoding NifB/NifX family molybdenum-iron cluster-binding protein has protein sequence MRFAVPMAQGQICMHFGHCEQFAVIDVDDASKALAKTQMLLPPPHEPGLLPRWLKERGVTHVIAGGMGARARQLFEEAGVSVTVGAQGGTAEQLVTAFLGGSLVTGANTCDH, from the coding sequence ATGCGTTTCGCCGTTCCCATGGCCCAGGGCCAGATCTGCATGCACTTCGGACACTGCGAGCAGTTCGCGGTCATCGACGTGGACGACGCCTCCAAGGCCCTGGCCAAGACCCAGATGCTTCTGCCCCCGCCCCACGAGCCGGGCCTGCTGCCCCGCTGGCTCAAGGAGCGCGGCGTGACCCACGTCATCGCCGGGGGCATGGGCGCCCGCGCCCGCCAGCTCTTCGAGGAGGCCGGGGTCAGCGTGACCGTCGGCGCCCAGGGCGGTACCGCCGAACAGCTCGTCACCGCCTTTCTCGGCGGCTCACTGGTCACCGGCGCGAACACCTGCGACCACTAG
- a CDS encoding FmdB family zinc ribbon protein — MPIFEYRCRACGRVFEELQLSANDVPACPGCGAADSERLLSASSSLTGKESGVLPDARGHGCCGDRPKDRGCVPGFCCGRASS, encoded by the coding sequence ATGCCCATTTTCGAGTACCGCTGCCGCGCCTGCGGCCGCGTCTTCGAAGAACTGCAACTGTCCGCAAACGACGTCCCGGCCTGCCCCGGCTGCGGAGCCGCCGATTCCGAGCGCCTGCTCTCGGCCTCCTCGTCCCTCACCGGCAAGGAGTCCGGCGTCCTGCCCGACGCGCGCGGCCACGGCTGCTGCGGCGACCGGCCCAAGGACCGGGGCTGTGTACCCGGCTTCTGCTGCGGCCGGGCTTCATCCTGA
- a CDS encoding NifB/NifX family molybdenum-iron cluster-binding protein, whose product MKIAISVQGKDQQSPLDPRFGRAEGFLICDTEGGEPVYVPNSQNMSLAQGAGLQAAQTVAGAGARAVITGHVGPKAFLALNKGRIAVHLVPQGAAATAAQALELFRAGKLPEAQGADKDGHW is encoded by the coding sequence ATGAAGATAGCCATCAGCGTACAGGGAAAGGACCAGCAAAGCCCGCTTGACCCGCGCTTCGGCCGTGCCGAGGGCTTCCTGATCTGCGACACCGAGGGCGGGGAGCCCGTCTACGTGCCCAACAGCCAGAACATGAGTCTGGCCCAGGGCGCGGGCCTGCAGGCCGCCCAGACCGTGGCCGGAGCCGGGGCCCGGGCCGTGATCACCGGCCACGTCGGCCCCAAGGCCTTCCTGGCCCTGAACAAGGGCCGCATCGCCGTGCACCTCGTGCCCCAGGGCGCGGCCGCCACCGCCGCCCAGGCCCTGGAGCTGTTCCGCGCTGGAAAGCTCCCCGAGGCCCAGGGCGCGGACAAGGACGGCCACTGGTAG
- a CDS encoding NifB/NifX family molybdenum-iron cluster-binding protein, whose amino-acid sequence MARVLLSESMLVCLACYEDRLASLLDTATELRLFRLENGGAEARGRMVLPPGGCHALPQLLERAGAGVLLCGAVTGRLLHCLRAAGVDVRPWLRGGLDEVLAAWAAGSLDELRMPGCGPASGGCPPPGRRVCCRKRRRNDEDSHQRTGKGPAKPA is encoded by the coding sequence TTGGCACGGGTTCTGCTTTCCGAGAGCATGTTGGTTTGTCTGGCCTGCTACGAAGACCGTCTGGCCTCGCTTCTGGACACGGCCACGGAACTGCGCCTGTTCCGCCTGGAGAACGGCGGGGCCGAGGCGCGGGGCCGCATGGTCCTGCCGCCGGGCGGCTGCCACGCCCTGCCCCAGCTCCTGGAGCGGGCCGGAGCCGGGGTTCTGCTCTGCGGCGCGGTCACCGGGCGGCTGCTGCACTGTCTGCGCGCCGCGGGGGTGGACGTGCGCCCCTGGCTGCGCGGCGGGCTGGACGAGGTTCTGGCGGCCTGGGCCGCCGGGAGCCTGGACGAATTGCGCATGCCGGGCTGCGGACCCGCGTCCGGGGGCTGTCCGCCTCCGGGCCGCCGCGTCTGCTGCCGGAAACGAAGGAGGAACGATGAAGATAGCCATCAGCGTACAGGGAAAGGACCAGCAAAGCCCGCTTGA
- a CDS encoding sigma-54 interaction domain-containing protein — MAIPREVPCEAIMESLADGVFTVDLDWNITFFNRRAAQITGVPQAEAVGRKCWEVFRSSVCDGACVLRSCLESDLPQGVASIYFVRADGDKVPVSVSAAPLKDRKGRVIGGVETFRDLSEVQLLRRKLDGRYSLEDIHGKSPALARALEHLPQIAASGVSVLLLGESGTGKELFARALHNLSARKDGPFVAVNCGALPENLLESELFGYKAGAFTDAKKDKPGRFQAAQGGTLFLDEIGDMPLALQVKLLRVLQEKTFEPLGGTKSLPADARIVAATNCDLEDMVGRGRFRQDLFYRLNVARIVLPPLRERTEDIPLLTDLFVNRQNLLQGKDVAGPDEDVLRILLSHPFPGNVRELENIIEYAFILCPGGLIRPAHLPEYIRPVEGAVPSPAPGTLEEIKRRAALAAIERHGGKRMAACRELNISKDTLRRILSRASGA, encoded by the coding sequence ATGGCCATCCCCAGAGAAGTGCCCTGCGAGGCCATCATGGAGTCCCTGGCCGACGGCGTGTTCACCGTGGACCTGGACTGGAACATCACCTTCTTCAACCGCCGCGCGGCCCAGATCACCGGCGTGCCCCAGGCCGAGGCCGTGGGCCGCAAGTGCTGGGAGGTCTTCCGCTCCAGCGTCTGTGACGGGGCCTGCGTGCTGCGCTCCTGCCTGGAGAGCGACCTGCCCCAGGGCGTGGCCTCGATCTACTTCGTGCGCGCCGACGGCGACAAGGTGCCCGTGAGCGTCAGCGCCGCCCCGCTCAAGGACCGCAAGGGCCGCGTCATCGGCGGGGTGGAAACCTTCCGCGACCTCTCCGAAGTACAGCTGCTGCGCCGCAAGCTCGACGGCCGCTACAGCCTGGAGGACATCCACGGCAAGAGCCCGGCCCTGGCCCGGGCCCTGGAGCACCTGCCCCAGATCGCGGCCAGCGGCGTGAGCGTGCTCCTGCTCGGCGAGTCCGGCACCGGCAAGGAACTCTTCGCCCGCGCCCTGCACAACCTGAGCGCCCGCAAGGACGGCCCCTTCGTGGCCGTGAACTGCGGGGCCCTGCCCGAGAACCTCCTGGAGTCCGAACTCTTCGGCTACAAGGCCGGGGCCTTCACCGACGCCAAGAAGGACAAGCCCGGACGCTTCCAGGCCGCCCAGGGCGGAACCCTCTTCCTGGACGAGATCGGGGACATGCCCCTGGCCCTGCAGGTCAAGCTTCTGCGCGTGCTCCAGGAGAAGACCTTCGAGCCCCTGGGCGGCACCAAGTCCCTGCCCGCGGACGCCCGCATCGTGGCCGCGACCAATTGCGACCTGGAGGACATGGTCGGCCGGGGCCGTTTCCGCCAGGACCTCTTCTACCGCCTGAACGTGGCCCGCATCGTCCTGCCGCCCCTGCGCGAGCGCACCGAGGACATCCCCCTGCTCACCGACCTGTTCGTGAACCGCCAGAACCTGCTCCAGGGCAAGGACGTGGCCGGGCCGGACGAGGACGTGCTGCGCATCCTCCTTTCCCATCCCTTCCCGGGCAACGTCCGGGAGCTGGAGAACATCATCGAGTACGCCTTCATTCTCTGCCCCGGCGGGCTCATCCGGCCCGCGCACCTGCCGGAGTACATCCGCCCGGTGGAGGGCGCGGTCCCGTCCCCGGCCCCCGGCACCCTGGAGGAGATCAAGCGCCGCGCCGCGCTGGCCGCCATCGAGCGCCACGGCGGCAAACGCATGGCCGCCTGCCGGGAGCTGAACATCTCCAAGGACACCCTGCGCCGCATCCTGTCCCGCGCTTCCGGGGCCTGA
- a CDS encoding DUF5320 family protein, with the protein MPNQDRTGPLGQGPMTGGGFGRCGAAREAGNDVDQPGSGRGFGQGLGLGQGRGRGRRCAAGTGQARAGQGRGFFGFGRNPRTVEPEQDRLAALENEIAELKRQLQEARK; encoded by the coding sequence ATGCCCAATCAGGACAGGACGGGCCCGCTCGGACAGGGCCCCATGACCGGCGGCGGATTCGGCCGCTGCGGGGCGGCCCGCGAGGCCGGGAACGACGTCGACCAGCCCGGCTCCGGCCGGGGATTCGGACAGGGCCTGGGGCTCGGACAGGGCCGGGGACGCGGCCGCCGTTGCGCCGCCGGAACCGGACAGGCCCGCGCCGGACAGGGACGGGGCTTTTTCGGCTTCGGCCGGAACCCCCGGACCGTGGAGCCGGAGCAGGACCGCCTGGCGGCCCTGGAGAACGAGATCGCCGAGCTGAAGCGGCAACTTCAGGAAGCGCGGAAGTAA
- a CDS encoding P-loop NTPase: MKLAIASGKGGTGKTTVSVNLAAQLARSGQTVALVDCDVEEPNAHLFLKPGWSFCRQEYLPVPEIDPKKCLGESCRACVDLCRFKCLIWMAGEVLVFPELCHGCGLCGLACPAGAVREGKRRLGVVRFGAAGALHLHGGRLRVGEAMATPLIKAVKENAALAPTQIWDCPPGTACSAIAALDGADFVLLVAEPTAFGLHDLDLAVRLVRSMNLPHGAVVNRAGMGDERVERWLEEQGVPLLARIPYSANAAAVCAEGGVLVEELPDMARAYGDLWDAVRGRIGEVAA, from the coding sequence ATGAAACTCGCCATCGCCAGCGGCAAGGGCGGCACGGGAAAGACCACCGTGTCCGTGAACCTGGCCGCGCAACTGGCCCGCTCCGGACAAACCGTGGCCCTCGTGGACTGCGACGTGGAGGAGCCCAACGCCCATCTCTTCCTCAAGCCCGGCTGGTCCTTCTGCCGCCAGGAATACCTGCCCGTGCCGGAGATCGACCCCAAGAAGTGCCTGGGCGAATCCTGCCGGGCCTGCGTGGACCTCTGCCGCTTCAAGTGCCTCATCTGGATGGCCGGGGAAGTGCTCGTCTTTCCCGAGCTCTGCCACGGCTGCGGGCTCTGCGGCCTGGCCTGCCCGGCCGGGGCCGTGCGCGAAGGCAAGCGGAGGCTCGGCGTGGTTCGCTTCGGCGCGGCCGGAGCCCTGCACCTGCACGGCGGCCGCCTGCGCGTGGGCGAGGCCATGGCCACCCCGCTCATCAAGGCCGTGAAGGAGAACGCCGCCCTGGCCCCGACGCAGATCTGGGACTGCCCGCCGGGCACGGCCTGCTCGGCCATCGCGGCCCTGGACGGCGCGGACTTCGTGCTCCTGGTGGCCGAGCCCACGGCCTTCGGCCTGCACGACCTGGACCTGGCCGTGCGCCTCGTGCGGAGCATGAATCTCCCCCACGGCGCGGTGGTCAACCGGGCGGGCATGGGCGACGAGCGCGTGGAACGCTGGCTGGAGGAGCAGGGCGTGCCGCTGCTGGCGCGCATCCCCTACAGCGCGAACGCCGCCGCCGTGTGCGCCGAGGGCGGGGTGCTGGTGGAGGAGCTGCCGGATATGGCCCGGGCCTACGGCGATCTTTGGGATGCCGTGCGCGGCCGGATCGGGGAGGTGGCGGCATGA
- a CDS encoding ATP-binding protein, with product MRQIVVISGKGGTGKTSVTAGLATVAAPLVLADCDVDAADLHLVLSPEKREIHDFTSGALASVDPDLCTGCGACVQACRYGAVDPETFAIRPEHCEGCGACEFVCPAGAARLSPRHCGQWFVSETRLGPLIHAELAAGAENSGKLVSAVRAKSAELAGERGLSHVLVDGSPGIGCPVIASLTGADAALLVAEPTVSALHDLSRVARLLDHFRIPGMVLLNKCDVHPGQAGRVRAFCSESGLPLVGELPVNPFFVEAQLKGLSVAELDPSGLGAELAAIWERLNAAAEERVKAAAAT from the coding sequence ATGAGACAAATCGTGGTCATCAGCGGCAAGGGCGGCACGGGCAAGACGAGCGTGACCGCCGGGCTGGCGACGGTCGCCGCGCCCCTGGTCCTGGCCGACTGCGACGTGGACGCCGCGGACCTGCATCTGGTGCTCTCCCCGGAGAAGCGCGAGATCCACGACTTCACCAGCGGGGCCCTGGCTTCGGTGGACCCGGACCTGTGCACCGGCTGCGGGGCCTGCGTCCAGGCCTGCCGCTACGGGGCCGTCGACCCCGAGACGTTCGCGATCCGGCCGGAGCACTGCGAGGGCTGCGGAGCCTGCGAATTCGTCTGCCCGGCGGGCGCGGCCCGGCTGTCGCCCCGGCACTGCGGCCAGTGGTTCGTCTCGGAGACCCGCCTGGGCCCCCTGATCCACGCCGAGCTGGCCGCCGGGGCCGAGAACTCCGGCAAGCTGGTCAGCGCCGTGCGGGCCAAGTCCGCCGAACTGGCCGGGGAAAGAGGCCTGTCGCACGTCCTGGTGGACGGCTCGCCGGGCATCGGCTGCCCGGTCATCGCCTCGCTCACCGGCGCGGACGCGGCCCTGCTGGTGGCCGAACCCACGGTCTCGGCCCTCCATGACCTCTCCCGCGTGGCCCGGCTCCTGGACCATTTCCGCATCCCGGGCATGGTGCTGCTGAACAAGTGCGACGTGCACCCCGGCCAGGCCGGGCGTGTGCGCGCCTTCTGCTCCGAGTCCGGCCTGCCCCTGGTGGGCGAGCTGCCCGTGAACCCGTTCTTCGTGGAGGCCCAGCTCAAGGGCCTGAGCGTGGCCGAGCTGGACCCCTCGGGACTGGGCGCGGAGCTGGCCGCCATCTGGGAACGCCTGAACGCGGCCGCCGAGGAACGCGTCAAGGCCGCCGCCGCGACCTGA
- a CDS encoding MBL fold metallo-hydrolase, which translates to MPDDARPALGLRLAVLADNEALPGFQAEHGLSLALTLPDGGLWLWDTGRTDLFLEQARRLDVEPATARGLALSHGHYDHTGGLEHLLRDPRFQGQVAAHPAFAIRRCRRGQSPLACDIGCPCPPGLLDACRLRPAHSCLRLDEGLYMVAAIPREPGRAQAVDGMCLDPEGRWPDGIPDDACLVFARGDRMGVILGCCHSGLANTLARVRHFFGDLKPAFVLGGLHLNGAPAATLDETARTLVEHGAERVFPGHCTGREASEFLRRELPVPVAPLASGLVLDL; encoded by the coding sequence ATGCCCGACGACGCCCGCCCCGCCCTCGGACTGCGACTGGCCGTGCTGGCGGACAACGAGGCCCTGCCGGGGTTCCAGGCCGAGCACGGCCTGAGCCTGGCCCTGACGCTGCCGGACGGCGGACTCTGGCTCTGGGACACCGGCCGCACCGACCTCTTCCTGGAACAGGCCCGCCGCCTGGACGTCGAACCCGCCACGGCCCGGGGCCTGGCCCTGAGCCACGGGCACTACGACCACACCGGCGGCCTGGAGCACCTCCTGCGCGACCCGCGCTTCCAGGGGCAGGTGGCCGCCCATCCGGCCTTCGCCATCCGCCGTTGCCGCCGGGGCCAAAGCCCCTTGGCCTGCGACATCGGCTGCCCCTGCCCCCCGGGCCTGCTGGACGCCTGCCGCCTGCGGCCCGCGCATTCCTGCCTGCGCCTGGACGAGGGGCTGTACATGGTCGCTGCCATCCCCCGCGAACCCGGCCGGGCCCAGGCCGTGGACGGCATGTGCCTGGACCCCGAGGGCCGCTGGCCGGACGGCATCCCGGACGACGCCTGCCTCGTGTTCGCCCGCGGCGACCGCATGGGCGTGATCCTGGGCTGCTGCCACTCCGGCCTGGCCAACACCCTGGCCCGGGTGCGGCACTTCTTCGGCGACCTGAAACCGGCCTTCGTGCTCGGCGGCCTGCACCTGAACGGGGCCCCGGCCGCCACCCTGGACGAGACCGCCCGGACCCTGGTGGAGCACGGCGCGGAGCGGGTCTTCCCGGGCCACTGCACGGGCCGGGAGGCCTCCGAATTCCTGCGCCGGGAGCTGCCCGTGCCGGTGGCCCCCCTGGCCTCGGGGCTCGTTCTCGACCTCTGA
- a CDS encoding tetrathionate reductase family octaheme c-type cytochrome — MIGWTWRTALLLAAALLFHPGGLEAAEAPSGGAPEAQGRVMARQATKERQLWVTADHTKHEALKKHFASGPEVTQTCLSCHNQAALQFHRTIHWTWLDPSEPPERKVGKGGFTVNNFCVALPSNEPRCTSCHAGYGWKDKNFDFSDPTKVDCLVCHETTGTYKKFPTMAGNPATEPTVFPEDKMEYLPPDWNAVAQSVGRPSRNNCGACHFHGGGGDGVKHGDLDSSLTNPVKSLDVHMGSKESGGQDFDCARCHTTKLHNIAGRIYSTPAAKERKSLVQDDLTSKITCESCHTASPHKSAKMNDHTDKVACQSCHVPEYARVLPTKMYWDWSTAGKMKDGKPFKTMGPLGKPSYDSKKGDFVWDEKVVPEYYWFNGSITNTTAKDKIDPSRTVRLSWPVGERSDPNARIMPFKVHRGKTPYDPVNRNMLIPHLFGKDDAAYWKTYDWNAALKAGMDYVGLPYSGRYEFVETEYVYPITHMVAPKDKALACEQCHARVGRLAGLAGFYMPARDGSRLLDWLGWSGAVAALVGVALHGLGRVVSRRKKEDNQ; from the coding sequence ATGATCGGATGGACATGGCGCACGGCCCTGCTGCTGGCGGCGGCCCTGCTCTTCCACCCCGGCGGCCTGGAGGCGGCCGAGGCGCCGTCCGGCGGGGCCCCGGAGGCCCAAGGGCGGGTCATGGCCCGCCAGGCCACCAAGGAGCGCCAGCTCTGGGTCACGGCGGACCACACCAAGCACGAGGCCCTGAAGAAACACTTCGCCTCCGGCCCGGAGGTGACCCAGACCTGCCTGTCCTGCCACAACCAGGCGGCCCTCCAGTTCCACCGCACCATCCACTGGACCTGGCTCGATCCCAGCGAACCGCCGGAGCGCAAGGTGGGCAAGGGCGGATTCACCGTAAACAACTTCTGCGTGGCCCTGCCCTCCAACGAACCCCGCTGCACCTCCTGCCACGCGGGCTACGGCTGGAAGGATAAGAACTTCGACTTCAGCGACCCGACCAAGGTGGACTGCCTCGTCTGCCACGAGACCACGGGCACCTACAAGAAGTTCCCGACCATGGCCGGAAACCCCGCCACCGAGCCCACGGTCTTCCCCGAGGACAAGATGGAGTACCTGCCCCCGGACTGGAACGCCGTGGCCCAGAGCGTGGGGCGGCCGTCGCGCAACAACTGCGGCGCCTGCCACTTCCACGGCGGCGGCGGCGACGGCGTGAAGCACGGCGACCTGGACTCCTCCCTGACCAATCCGGTCAAGAGCCTGGACGTGCACATGGGTTCCAAGGAGTCCGGCGGCCAGGACTTCGACTGCGCCCGCTGCCACACCACGAAACTCCACAACATCGCGGGCCGCATCTACTCCACCCCGGCGGCCAAGGAGCGCAAAAGCCTGGTGCAGGACGACCTGACCTCCAAGATCACCTGCGAGTCCTGCCACACGGCCTCCCCGCACAAGTCCGCCAAGATGAACGACCACACCGACAAGGTGGCCTGCCAGTCCTGCCACGTGCCGGAATACGCCCGGGTTCTGCCGACCAAGATGTACTGGGACTGGTCCACGGCGGGCAAGATGAAGGACGGCAAGCCGTTCAAGACCATGGGGCCGTTGGGCAAGCCCTCCTACGACTCCAAGAAGGGCGACTTCGTCTGGGACGAGAAGGTCGTGCCCGAGTACTACTGGTTCAACGGCAGCATCACCAACACCACGGCCAAGGACAAGATCGATCCGTCCAGGACCGTGCGTCTGAGCTGGCCCGTGGGCGAGCGCTCGGACCCCAACGCCCGGATCATGCCCTTCAAGGTCCACCGGGGAAAGACGCCCTATGATCCGGTGAACCGGAACATGCTCATCCCCCATCTCTTCGGCAAGGACGACGCGGCCTACTGGAAGACCTACGACTGGAACGCCGCGCTCAAGGCGGGCATGGACTACGTGGGACTGCCCTACAGCGGCCGCTACGAGTTCGTGGAGACCGAGTACGTCTACCCCATCACCCATATGGTCGCGCCCAAGGACAAGGCCCTGGCCTGCGAACAGTGCCACGCCCGCGTCGGACGCCTGGCCGGCCTGGCCGGATTCTACATGCCCGCCCGCGACGGCTCCCGCCTGCTCGATTGGCTGGGCTGGAGCGGTGCGGTGGCGGCCCTGGTCGGCGTGGCCCTGCACGGCCTGGGCCGGGTCGTCTCCCGCCGCAAGAAGGAGGACAACCAGTGA
- a CDS encoding cytochrome b/b6 domain-containing protein, translated as MTKIYLYTRYERFWHWIQALLIVLLLVTGLEVHGAFTLLGFKRAAAWHETLGVTWLVLFAFFVFWLFTTGQWKQYIPTTRKLFEVIRYYAVGIFRGEPHPVRKRPDAKHNPLQRLTYLGLAALLLPVQMISGLLYWTYNQWPAWGLGFLSLEAVAVVHMACAFAILIFFVVHVYMTTTGHTLTAHVAAMFTGWEEVEEGEVQDWERAGKGA; from the coding sequence ATGACCAAGATCTACCTCTACACCCGCTACGAGCGGTTCTGGCACTGGATCCAGGCCCTGCTCATCGTGCTCCTGCTCGTCACCGGCCTGGAGGTCCACGGGGCCTTCACCCTGCTCGGCTTCAAACGGGCCGCGGCCTGGCATGAAACCCTCGGCGTCACCTGGCTCGTGCTCTTCGCCTTCTTCGTCTTCTGGCTCTTCACCACGGGCCAGTGGAAGCAGTACATTCCGACGACGAGGAAGCTCTTCGAGGTGATCCGCTACTACGCCGTGGGCATCTTCCGGGGTGAGCCCCACCCGGTGAGGAAGCGCCCGGACGCCAAGCACAACCCCCTGCAGCGCCTGACCTACCTCGGCCTGGCCGCCCTGCTCCTGCCGGTGCAGATGATCTCCGGCCTGCTCTACTGGACCTACAACCAATGGCCCGCCTGGGGCCTGGGCTTCCTGAGCCTGGAGGCCGTGGCCGTGGTGCATATGGCCTGCGCCTTCGCCATCCTCATCTTCTTCGTGGTCCACGTCTACATGACCACCACGGGCCACACCCTCACGGCCCACGTGGCGGCCATGTTCACGGGCTGGGAAGAGGTCGAGGAGGGCGAGGTGCAGGATTGGGAACGCGCCGGAAAGGGCGCATAG
- a CDS encoding DUF4405 domain-containing protein encodes MRRIVSLTALLSLVLVLLTSVVLYIEPPGRVAYWSGWRLMGLSKEQWGAVHINTGVLFLVALGLHVWYNWTPLVSYLKDKARNFRLFTREFNWAAGITLAFVLGTLLGLPPFSTITDGNIWFQDRAARLYGEPPYGHAELSTLKTFASRVGLNLDDSLARLRAAGVAVSGPEETLQAVAERQGVTPQALYRIMRPEPAPGPAGVLPETPPPGTGGRNLADICQEYGLNIKEAGQRLADAGIASRPDQSLKEIARAANKAPDDIWAILRGK; translated from the coding sequence ATGCGGAGAATCGTCTCACTGACCGCCCTGCTCTCGCTGGTCCTCGTGCTGCTGACCAGCGTGGTCCTCTACATCGAGCCGCCGGGCCGCGTGGCCTACTGGTCGGGCTGGCGGCTCATGGGCCTGAGCAAGGAACAGTGGGGCGCGGTGCACATCAACACCGGCGTCCTCTTCCTCGTCGCCCTCGGTCTGCACGTCTGGTACAACTGGACGCCGCTCGTCTCCTACCTCAAGGACAAGGCCAGGAACTTCCGGCTCTTCACCAGGGAATTCAACTGGGCCGCCGGAATCACCCTGGCCTTCGTCCTGGGGACGCTCCTCGGCCTGCCGCCCTTCTCGACCATCACGGACGGCAACATCTGGTTCCAGGACCGCGCGGCCCGGCTTTACGGCGAACCGCCCTACGGCCACGCCGAGCTGTCCACGCTGAAGACCTTCGCCTCCCGTGTGGGCCTGAACCTGGACGACTCCCTGGCGCGTCTGCGCGCGGCCGGGGTGGCCGTCTCCGGTCCGGAGGAGACCCTCCAGGCCGTGGCCGAGCGCCAGGGGGTCACGCCCCAGGCCCTATACCGGATCATGCGGCCCGAGCCCGCTCCCGGCCCAGCCGGGGTTCTGCCCGAAACCCCGCCGCCCGGCACCGGAGGACGCAACCTGGCCGACATCTGCCAGGAGTACGGCCTGAACATCAAGGAGGCCGGGCAGCGGCTTGCCGACGCGGGCATCGCCTCCCGGCCGGACCAGAGCCTCAAGGAGATCGCCCGGGCCGCCAACAAGGCGCCGGACGACATCTGGGCGATTCTGCGCGGCAAGTAG